The proteins below come from a single Microbacterium sp. SLBN-154 genomic window:
- a CDS encoding DUF262 domain-containing protein, translating to MVTATNVDATAVNTLRWLASGDRTIVVPVYQRQYRWDIGNCEQLLADIRAVADLDDRHMHFIGSVLSAVSDDELVLIDGQQRITTLMLLVAALHHAVGDNDPALSTELQAVLLREGEPGEGPRTTLRPHRAWADVFRSVILGNDADPAVRESRFADNYAFFRSQVSPDEAPHIWRGLQKLEHVAISLGAGANAQQIFESLNSTGEPLRDHELIHNYVLMGLSHAEQVRIEEEYWLPIEQATGESIAAFWEQYLVMRTGRETEDAAGRGVYDVFRHEFPRLEPGALDAHASEWREYAEIHRILREPEREADEDVSRRLAGVGVFGPIAFPLVMRAYRRFRGGDLSREGLLNLLRQVESLLLRRTVVGIGTDRIVARLCRAEHEGAQALSRAMARITPSDERVSVALKYSDLPHPHYVLTRLFDVDARAAWDIDHIVPLAPGEAWSGDGVRSWVEYSEDEQNSHRALARTLGNLALLEERLGMQVFDAPFPVKRTGYARSAVDATAALAAQEGWSTKEISDRSAALTARFVRVWPRDALSGIDDDGLTPVLDAVRRRGWPRGWEREWDYVEYRGEHWEVKDVRYLFHRVFARLWADARDAVVAYSARRGGPVYPERAWTGQWDALDADHHLYLGWDSSYMLSAVQGVLAEAGIAEEVFVKYSYIGAVMSTGVRR from the coding sequence ATGGTCACCGCCACGAATGTCGATGCCACCGCCGTCAACACGCTGCGGTGGCTCGCCTCCGGCGACCGCACGATCGTCGTCCCGGTCTACCAGCGGCAGTACCGGTGGGACATCGGCAACTGCGAGCAGCTGCTCGCTGACATCCGAGCCGTCGCCGACCTCGACGATCGTCACATGCACTTCATCGGCTCCGTCCTGTCCGCGGTCTCGGACGACGAGCTCGTGCTCATCGACGGTCAGCAGCGCATCACGACTCTCATGCTTCTGGTGGCGGCGCTGCATCACGCCGTGGGCGATAACGACCCCGCACTCTCGACGGAGCTTCAGGCCGTCCTTCTTCGTGAGGGTGAGCCGGGCGAAGGGCCTCGGACGACGCTGCGCCCTCACCGGGCATGGGCTGATGTCTTCCGCTCGGTGATCCTCGGCAACGACGCCGATCCGGCCGTGCGGGAGTCGCGTTTCGCCGACAATTACGCCTTCTTCCGCAGCCAGGTGTCACCCGATGAAGCACCGCACATCTGGCGAGGACTGCAGAAGCTCGAACACGTCGCGATCAGCCTCGGAGCGGGCGCCAACGCACAGCAGATCTTCGAGAGCCTGAACTCGACGGGAGAGCCACTGCGCGACCACGAGCTCATCCACAACTACGTGCTGATGGGCCTCTCTCACGCCGAGCAGGTGCGCATCGAGGAGGAGTACTGGCTGCCCATCGAGCAGGCGACCGGCGAGAGCATCGCCGCATTCTGGGAGCAGTACCTCGTCATGCGGACGGGTCGTGAGACCGAGGATGCCGCGGGCCGGGGCGTCTACGACGTCTTCCGCCACGAGTTCCCCCGTCTCGAACCCGGTGCGCTGGACGCCCACGCGTCGGAGTGGCGGGAGTACGCCGAGATCCACCGCATCCTGAGAGAACCCGAGCGCGAAGCCGACGAGGACGTGTCGCGGAGGCTGGCCGGGGTGGGTGTCTTCGGCCCCATCGCGTTCCCGCTCGTCATGCGGGCGTACCGACGCTTCCGCGGCGGTGATCTCTCGCGAGAGGGGCTCCTCAACCTGCTGCGGCAGGTGGAATCGCTTCTGCTTCGGCGCACGGTCGTGGGGATCGGCACCGACCGGATCGTCGCGCGTCTGTGCCGCGCCGAGCACGAGGGTGCCCAGGCGCTCAGCAGAGCCATGGCCCGCATCACACCGAGCGATGAGCGTGTGTCTGTCGCGCTGAAGTACTCCGATCTCCCCCACCCGCACTACGTCCTGACCCGGCTGTTCGACGTCGATGCGCGCGCCGCCTGGGACATCGATCACATCGTGCCGCTCGCACCGGGAGAAGCCTGGAGCGGCGACGGAGTCCGCAGCTGGGTCGAGTACTCCGAGGACGAGCAGAACAGCCATCGCGCCCTCGCGCGCACCCTGGGGAATCTGGCGCTCCTCGAAGAGCGACTGGGGATGCAGGTCTTCGACGCGCCATTCCCGGTCAAGCGCACCGGGTACGCCCGGTCCGCGGTGGACGCGACGGCGGCGCTGGCGGCTCAGGAGGGGTGGAGCACGAAGGAGATCTCTGACCGCTCCGCCGCATTGACCGCGCGGTTCGTGCGCGTATGGCCCCGGGACGCGCTCAGCGGTATCGACGATGACGGCCTGACCCCGGTGCTGGACGCCGTCCGCCGTCGCGGCTGGCCGCGAGGCTGGGAACGCGAGTGGGATTACGTCGAGTACCGCGGTGAGCACTGGGAGGTCAAGGACGTCCGCTACCTCTTCCACCGCGTCTTCGCGCGGCTGTGGGCCGATGCGCGTGACGCGGTCGTCGCATACAGTGCGCGCCGAGGAGGTCCGGTCTACCCCGAGCGGGCGTGGACCGGTCAGTGGGACGCACTGGATGCGGATCATCACCTCTATCTCGGGTGGGATTCCAGCTACATGCTCAGCGCCGTCCAGGGCGTGCTCGCGGAGGCGGGCATCGCGGAGGAGGTCTTCGTGAAGTACTCCTACATCGGAGCGGTGATGTCCACCGGCGTGCGACGCTGA
- a CDS encoding VOC family protein, with protein MFEDAHGVAVIAASDLARARGFYEGVLGLTPVTEPSEEEVFYRLGQTQVLVYRTGFAGTAKNTVFAVETPHLDRDMASLRERGVTFEDYDFPGLTTVDGVADLATERAAWFTDTEGNVLALSERK; from the coding sequence ATGTTCGAAGACGCGCACGGCGTCGCAGTCATCGCCGCGTCGGATCTGGCTCGCGCGCGTGGGTTCTACGAGGGCGTGCTCGGGTTGACCCCGGTGACGGAGCCGTCCGAGGAGGAGGTGTTCTATCGACTCGGGCAGACGCAGGTGCTCGTGTATCGGACGGGCTTCGCGGGTACCGCGAAGAACACCGTCTTCGCCGTCGAGACACCGCACCTGGACAGGGATATGGCCTCGCTCCGGGAGCGCGGGGTGACGTTCGAGGACTACGACTTCCCCGGCCTGACCACGGTCGACGGTGTGGCCGATCTGGCGACGGAGAGGGCCGCGTGGTTCACGGATACGGAGGGGAACGTCCTGGCGCTCAGCGAAAGGAAGTGA
- a CDS encoding glutathione peroxidase, whose product MTSEATLTDLRSIPFTTADGGTSTLGDYADQVVLVVNVASRCGLAPQYEQLEELQRTYGDRGFIVLGFPCNQFMGQEPGSMEEIIEYCATTWGVTFPIQEKVKVNGNGAAPVYKALKRAKDLEGKKGPIIWNFEKFLITPSGQVHRFRPNVKPDDPAIVSVIEENLPR is encoded by the coding sequence ATGACCTCCGAAGCCACCCTCACCGATCTGCGTTCCATCCCGTTCACGACCGCCGACGGCGGCACGTCGACGCTCGGCGATTACGCCGACCAGGTCGTGCTGGTCGTCAACGTCGCCTCCCGCTGCGGCCTGGCACCGCAGTACGAGCAGCTCGAGGAGCTCCAGCGCACGTACGGCGACCGGGGCTTCATCGTGCTCGGCTTCCCCTGCAACCAATTCATGGGGCAGGAGCCGGGATCGATGGAGGAGATCATCGAGTATTGCGCCACGACCTGGGGCGTGACCTTTCCGATCCAGGAGAAGGTGAAGGTCAACGGCAACGGCGCGGCGCCGGTGTACAAGGCACTCAAGCGCGCCAAGGACCTCGAGGGCAAGAAGGGCCCGATCATCTGGAATTTTGAGAAATTCCTCATCACCCCCTCGGGCCAGGTGCACCGCTTCCGGCCGAACGTCAAGCCCGACGACCCCGCGATCGTTTCGGTGATCGAGGAGAACCTCCCCCGCTGA
- a CDS encoding ATP-binding cassette domain-containing protein gives MAPPRDDDVAIHSRDLSLAWNPRPGALRVVEGVSFQLPRARTLAVMGPTGAGKSSLLMTLAGFAPADLGVVGGDAVVEGISVRRPGRKHRVLTYVAGFLPQGAGAKLPARLTVSETIAEPVTSRDRRVNQRALSIRVAALLDEMMLPLGAAAKYPYELSAGMRQRVAFARALMLQPKVLLADEPFANMDVEVRRAAHDAIRRRRDDAGMASVIVTNEEDVARELDAQVLVLRGGHPVATGRHLDDLLWTPGGADDRRRAAS, from the coding sequence ATGGCCCCGCCACGAGACGATGACGTCGCGATCCACAGCCGTGATCTGTCCCTGGCGTGGAACCCCCGTCCCGGCGCCCTCCGGGTGGTCGAGGGCGTGTCGTTCCAGCTGCCGCGAGCCCGCACACTGGCGGTCATGGGACCGACCGGCGCGGGGAAGTCCAGCCTCCTGATGACGCTCGCGGGGTTCGCCCCGGCCGATCTCGGTGTGGTCGGCGGAGACGCGGTGGTCGAGGGCATCTCGGTTCGCCGCCCAGGGCGCAAGCATCGCGTTCTGACCTATGTGGCCGGCTTCCTGCCACAGGGCGCCGGGGCGAAACTCCCCGCGCGGCTGACGGTTTCCGAGACCATCGCCGAACCGGTGACGAGCCGCGATCGCCGCGTCAATCAACGGGCGTTGTCGATCCGGGTCGCCGCACTGCTCGACGAGATGATGCTGCCGCTGGGGGCCGCGGCGAAGTACCCCTACGAACTCAGCGCAGGAATGCGCCAGCGCGTGGCGTTCGCACGAGCTCTCATGCTGCAGCCGAAAGTGCTCCTGGCTGACGAACCCTTCGCCAACATGGACGTCGAAGTGCGGCGTGCGGCGCATGACGCCATCCGGCGTCGTCGGGACGACGCCGGGATGGCCAGTGTCATCGTGACGAACGAAGAGGACGTGGCACGCGAACTCGACGCGCAGGTTCTCGTCCTCCGCGGAGGCCACCCGGTCGCCACCGGCCGGCACCTCGACGATCTCCTCTGGACACCCGGAGGCGCCGACGACCGGCGGCGTGCTGCCTCCTGA
- the dusB gene encoding tRNA dihydrouridine synthase DusB codes for MSLAVAPAPTLRIGPLTLDAPVVLAPMAGITNTAFRRLCREYGAGLYVSEMITSRALVERNATTMRLITHHESEVPRSIQLYGVDPTTVEAAVRLLVEEDRADHIDLNFGCPVPKVTRKGGGAALPWKRDLFRDIVTRAARAGGDIPVTVKMRKGIDDDHLTYLDAGRIAEDAGISAVALHARTASQFYSGTADWAAISALKEAVTSIPVLGNGDIWSAEDAVRMMSETGCDGVVVGRGCLGRPWLFGDLARALGRDGSAAGEPVDATLAFVARAFRRHAELLVEFFDDEGRGCRDIRKHVAWYFKGYPVGGDTRARLATVSTLAEIDELLATLDLDAPYPGAPAEGQRGRAGTPKRPALPDGWLDSRDIGADASTALAEAELDHSGG; via the coding sequence GTGTCACTCGCTGTCGCCCCAGCCCCGACCCTTCGGATCGGTCCGCTGACCCTGGACGCACCGGTCGTGCTCGCGCCGATGGCCGGTATCACCAACACCGCCTTCCGCCGTCTCTGCCGTGAGTACGGTGCCGGCCTTTACGTCAGCGAGATGATCACCTCGCGCGCGCTGGTGGAGCGCAACGCGACCACGATGCGTCTGATCACCCACCACGAGTCCGAGGTCCCGCGTTCGATCCAGTTGTACGGCGTCGACCCCACCACGGTCGAAGCCGCCGTGAGGCTCCTCGTCGAAGAGGACCGTGCCGACCACATCGACCTGAACTTCGGCTGCCCGGTGCCGAAGGTCACGCGCAAAGGCGGGGGCGCGGCGCTTCCCTGGAAGCGCGACCTGTTCCGCGACATCGTCACCCGTGCGGCACGCGCCGGGGGAGACATCCCGGTCACGGTCAAGATGCGCAAGGGCATCGACGACGATCACCTGACGTACCTCGACGCAGGCCGGATCGCCGAGGACGCCGGCATCTCGGCCGTCGCCCTCCACGCGCGGACGGCATCGCAGTTCTATTCCGGCACAGCCGACTGGGCGGCGATCTCGGCGCTGAAGGAGGCCGTCACCAGCATCCCGGTTCTCGGGAACGGCGACATCTGGTCTGCCGAGGACGCGGTGCGCATGATGTCGGAGACCGGATGCGACGGGGTCGTCGTCGGCCGCGGGTGCCTCGGTCGCCCCTGGCTGTTCGGCGATCTCGCCCGCGCCCTGGGCAGGGACGGGAGCGCCGCCGGAGAGCCTGTCGACGCCACCCTCGCGTTCGTCGCACGCGCCTTCCGACGGCACGCCGAACTGCTCGTGGAGTTCTTCGACGACGAGGGTCGAGGGTGCCGCGACATCCGCAAGCACGTCGCGTGGTATTTCAAGGGTTACCCGGTGGGGGGTGACACCCGGGCTCGGCTGGCGACGGTGTCCACGCTCGCGGAGATCGACGAACTCCTCGCCACCCTCGACCTCGACGCCCCGTACCCGGGCGCACCCGCCGAGGGCCAGCGCGGCCGCGCCGGCACGCCCAAGCGGCCCGCGCTTCCGGACGGATGGCTCGACTCCCGCGACATCGGAGCCGACGCCTCCACCGCCCTCGCCGAGGCCGAACTCGATCACAGCGGTGGCTGA
- a CDS encoding DMT family transporter — MLSADVQLEDVGEVLVGVFQNPGLLIGIPLALLGAVFMSFGAQYQHRGVAKVEQMSGAGGAGGLSGGQLLRLLSRPSWVIGTMMLGLAIACQLAALSFAPLIVVQPLGAIALVITTLLNARISGHKPTRRSLIAIAACVGGIFIFVTIAALFATESPISDGQLITILLILAGVTVAFAGLWVWLRKRMGALFYIMAAGVIYGFVATLAKVIIVRIQNQNFEWLTLLCLIALLIGTGIGAYFVQTAYSSGPPDLVIAGLTVIDPIVAILIGLIVLGEAATAPLWANIGFLIAGVIAVWGVFQLARYHPQIVSDSKEIPIQRGSDGDGTVAGPTTGSIRVTEAVAKVWPEPPVRDRDDPRR, encoded by the coding sequence GTGCTGAGCGCAGACGTACAACTGGAGGATGTCGGCGAGGTCCTCGTCGGTGTGTTCCAGAATCCAGGACTGCTGATCGGCATTCCTCTGGCGTTGCTCGGCGCGGTGTTCATGTCCTTCGGCGCGCAGTACCAGCACCGCGGCGTCGCCAAAGTCGAACAGATGAGCGGCGCCGGAGGGGCGGGCGGTCTCAGCGGCGGTCAGCTGCTGCGCCTGCTGTCGCGGCCATCGTGGGTGATCGGAACGATGATGCTGGGGCTGGCGATCGCCTGCCAACTCGCCGCCCTCTCGTTCGCACCGCTCATCGTCGTCCAGCCGCTCGGCGCGATCGCTCTGGTGATCACCACCCTGTTGAACGCCCGGATCAGCGGACACAAGCCGACGAGGCGTTCGCTCATCGCCATCGCCGCCTGTGTCGGCGGCATCTTCATCTTCGTCACAATCGCCGCGCTCTTCGCCACCGAATCGCCCATCTCCGACGGGCAGCTCATCACGATCCTCCTCATCCTCGCCGGAGTCACCGTCGCCTTCGCGGGTCTGTGGGTGTGGTTGCGCAAGCGGATGGGCGCACTGTTCTACATCATGGCCGCTGGGGTGATCTACGGATTCGTCGCGACGTTGGCGAAGGTCATCATCGTGCGGATCCAGAATCAGAACTTCGAGTGGCTGACGCTGCTCTGCCTCATCGCGCTGCTGATCGGAACGGGGATCGGCGCGTACTTCGTGCAGACCGCGTACTCGTCCGGTCCGCCCGACCTCGTCATCGCAGGCCTCACGGTGATCGACCCCATCGTGGCGATCCTCATCGGCCTCATCGTCCTCGGTGAGGCCGCGACCGCGCCGCTCTGGGCCAACATCGGCTTCCTGATCGCGGGCGTCATCGCGGTGTGGGGGGTGTTCCAGCTTGCCCGCTACCACCCGCAGATCGTCAGTGACAGCAAGGAGATCCCCATCCAGCGGGGCTCGGACGGCGACGGCACCGTCGCCGGACCCACCACCGGATCGATCCGCGTCACGGAGGCTGTTGCGAAGGTCTGGCCTGAGCCGCCGGTGCGCGACCGCGACGATCCACGCCGCTGA
- the dnaG gene encoding DNA primase has product MAGRIRQADVEEVKARTNIGDIIGERVALKSAGVGSLKGLCPFHDERSPSFHVRPQVGFYHCFGCGESGDVYTFLRKMDHVSFTEAVERLAGRIGYALHYEDGGAAPETTGRSRLYAANAAAGEYFRSQLVTPDAAAARTFLGERGFDAGAAAHFGVGYAPRGWSHLMDHLTAQGFSREELTTAGLVSQGQRGVYDRFRGRLVWPIRDVTGQVIGFGARKLYEDDGGPKYLNTPETPIYRKAQVLYGLDLAKRDISRDHRVVVVEGYTDVMACHLAGVTTAVATCGTAFGTDHITVLRRVMGDDSAAGEVVFTFDPDAAGQKAALRAFGDEKRFAAQTYVAVAPEGLDPCDLRMSKGDAAVRALMDHKAPMFEFVIDQRLAGFDLASVEGRAGALGAAAPIVAEIRDPSLRPGYTRVLARRLGLDLGEVSAAVERAARGAARDHAGEPRNKNPRDGDADRAGGRGGRPVEDPPPAGEDQHVRPSVATLPRTADTALERDALTGFLQFGHRIDAALRSRALAQPFRVPALEAVRQTLAIVPDMDRMGWAADAVSEVREPYRSLAAELLTRAFPALTDDAAVASTADLARRVVLRGIEEEKRELLRAIQRVAPESEEGRAVRLRLRELDHDRQVVTAES; this is encoded by the coding sequence ATGGCGGGTCGCATCCGTCAGGCCGACGTGGAGGAAGTGAAGGCCCGCACGAACATCGGTGACATCATCGGCGAACGCGTGGCTCTGAAATCCGCGGGCGTCGGGTCGCTGAAAGGCCTGTGCCCCTTCCACGACGAGCGCAGCCCCAGCTTCCACGTCCGCCCCCAGGTCGGCTTCTACCACTGCTTCGGGTGCGGCGAGTCGGGGGACGTCTACACCTTCCTCCGGAAGATGGACCACGTGTCATTCACCGAGGCGGTCGAACGTCTCGCCGGACGGATCGGGTACGCGCTCCACTACGAGGACGGCGGTGCTGCGCCCGAGACGACCGGACGCAGCCGGCTCTATGCGGCCAACGCGGCGGCGGGGGAGTACTTCCGCTCCCAGCTCGTCACTCCGGACGCCGCCGCGGCACGCACCTTCCTCGGAGAGCGCGGCTTCGACGCCGGCGCGGCCGCGCACTTCGGCGTGGGGTACGCGCCGCGGGGGTGGTCGCACCTGATGGACCACCTGACCGCCCAGGGGTTCAGCCGAGAGGAACTCACGACTGCGGGGTTGGTCTCGCAGGGTCAGCGCGGTGTGTACGACAGATTCCGCGGTCGCCTGGTCTGGCCCATTCGCGACGTCACCGGCCAGGTGATCGGCTTCGGGGCGCGGAAGCTCTACGAGGACGATGGCGGACCGAAGTACCTCAACACCCCGGAGACCCCGATCTACCGCAAGGCGCAGGTGCTCTACGGGCTCGACCTCGCCAAGCGCGACATCTCGCGCGATCACCGCGTGGTGGTGGTGGAGGGCTACACCGATGTGATGGCCTGCCACCTCGCGGGGGTCACCACCGCCGTCGCCACCTGCGGCACCGCGTTCGGAACCGATCACATCACGGTGCTGCGTCGCGTGATGGGTGATGACAGCGCGGCCGGCGAGGTGGTCTTCACCTTCGATCCCGACGCCGCGGGCCAGAAGGCGGCGCTGCGCGCCTTCGGCGACGAGAAGCGGTTCGCCGCGCAGACGTACGTCGCGGTCGCACCCGAGGGCCTGGACCCGTGCGATCTCCGCATGTCGAAGGGGGATGCCGCGGTGCGCGCCCTCATGGACCACAAGGCGCCCATGTTCGAGTTCGTGATCGACCAGCGGTTGGCGGGGTTCGACCTCGCGTCCGTGGAGGGGCGCGCAGGTGCGCTCGGAGCCGCGGCGCCGATCGTGGCGGAGATTCGCGACCCGTCCCTGCGTCCGGGCTACACCCGTGTCCTCGCCCGCCGGCTCGGGCTCGACCTGGGGGAGGTCTCGGCCGCCGTCGAACGTGCGGCGCGCGGCGCCGCGCGCGATCACGCCGGTGAGCCGCGGAACAAGAACCCGCGCGACGGCGATGCGGACCGCGCGGGTGGGCGCGGCGGTCGTCCCGTCGAGGATCCTCCTCCGGCAGGGGAGGACCAGCACGTCCGTCCGAGCGTGGCGACCTTGCCTCGCACAGCCGACACCGCCCTCGAGCGCGACGCCCTCACGGGCTTCCTGCAGTTCGGACATCGGATCGACGCGGCACTTCGCAGCCGCGCGTTGGCGCAGCCCTTCCGGGTACCCGCACTCGAAGCCGTCCGGCAGACCCTCGCGATCGTCCCGGACATGGATCGGATGGGGTGGGCGGCGGATGCGGTGTCGGAGGTGCGGGAGCCCTACCGGTCGCTCGCCGCCGAGCTTCTGACCCGCGCCTTCCCCGCGCTGACCGACGACGCCGCCGTCGCCTCCACGGCCGATCTCGCCCGTCGCGTCGTCCTGCGCGGTATCGAAGAGGAGAAGCGGGAGCTGCTCCGCGCCATCCAGCGGGTGGCTCCGGAGTCCGAAGAGGGGCGGGCGGTCCGTCTGCGCCTGCGCGAACTCGACCACGATCGACAGGTCGTCACGGCCGAAAGCTGA
- the def gene encoding peptide deformylase, whose translation MAVRPIRIMGDPVLHAPAAPVEEITDEIRSLVTDMFETMDAAPGVGLAAPQVGVPLRIFTYSYEDDEGLPWRGVVINPELWMLPTVPGEPDPDEESEGCLSFPGERFPLRRSDRVRVTGNDLEGRPVSLDVDGWRARILQHEFDHLDGVLYIDRLDDGEWKTVQKIARKRGWGRSGSAWMPGVDDLDA comes from the coding sequence ATGGCCGTTCGACCGATTCGCATCATGGGAGACCCGGTGCTCCACGCCCCCGCCGCCCCCGTGGAGGAGATCACCGACGAGATTCGGTCACTCGTCACCGACATGTTCGAGACGATGGACGCGGCCCCCGGCGTGGGTCTCGCAGCCCCTCAGGTCGGGGTGCCTCTGCGCATCTTCACCTACTCGTACGAGGACGACGAGGGTCTCCCCTGGCGCGGAGTGGTCATCAACCCCGAACTGTGGATGCTGCCGACCGTGCCTGGCGAGCCCGACCCCGACGAGGAGTCGGAAGGCTGCCTGTCGTTCCCTGGCGAGCGGTTCCCGCTTCGCCGTTCGGATCGAGTTCGTGTGACGGGGAACGACCTCGAGGGGCGGCCGGTCTCGCTGGACGTGGACGGGTGGCGCGCGCGCATCCTGCAGCACGAATTCGACCACCTCGACGGCGTCCTCTACATCGACAGGCTCGACGACGGGGAATGGAAGACCGTCCAGAAGATCGCGCGTAAGCGCGGCTGGGGTCGTTCCGGCTCGGCATGGATGCCGGGCGTCGACGATCTCGACGCCTGA
- a CDS encoding deoxyguanosinetriphosphate triphosphohydrolase encodes MGGAGLGVAPGRPSGYDDGDAERFHTETHRSQRDDFARDRARVLHSAALRRLAAKTQVLSPASPADFARNRLTHSLEVAQVGRELATALRLSPDVVDTACLSHDLGHPPFGHNGERALNDWADDIGGFEGNAQTLRILSRLEPKVFDPAGRSVGLNLTRASLDATCKYPWTADHPVPDPGGRLKFGVYPDDEPVFRWMREGAPGRVRCIEAEVMDLSDDIAYSVHDFEDAVVNGYLDPARLADPAEHEHLLTAVQTWVGFDFARDELADALYRLMRLPEWIIEFRGTRQDLARLKNLTSDLIGRFARAATTATRDAYDASVLTRYRAHVVVPRVIEAEMAVLKGIIGATVVSIDGRKTLYKEQRRALKRLATALWDEPAHLDAMHAEDFVSAETESARRRVIVDQVASLTDQLAIAWHTRLVGEIDAAALGIWAPGSRRPTAESVSH; translated from the coding sequence ATCGGCGGAGCAGGACTCGGCGTGGCACCCGGTCGACCGAGCGGCTATGACGACGGTGACGCCGAGCGCTTCCACACCGAGACCCATCGGTCCCAGCGCGATGACTTCGCACGGGATCGCGCCCGCGTGCTCCACTCCGCGGCATTGCGTCGGCTGGCAGCGAAGACGCAGGTGCTGAGCCCGGCCAGCCCCGCGGATTTCGCACGCAACCGCCTGACGCACTCGCTCGAGGTCGCCCAGGTCGGGCGCGAGCTCGCAACCGCTCTCCGGCTCTCGCCCGATGTGGTCGACACCGCGTGCCTCAGCCATGACCTCGGGCATCCGCCCTTCGGTCACAACGGAGAGCGCGCGCTCAACGACTGGGCCGACGACATCGGCGGCTTCGAAGGCAATGCGCAGACCCTCCGCATCCTCTCGCGACTCGAACCGAAAGTGTTCGACCCCGCCGGCCGGAGCGTCGGACTGAATCTCACCCGCGCGAGCCTCGACGCGACGTGCAAGTATCCGTGGACCGCCGACCATCCGGTGCCCGATCCCGGCGGTCGGCTGAAGTTCGGCGTCTACCCGGATGACGAGCCGGTTTTCCGCTGGATGCGCGAGGGCGCCCCGGGGCGGGTGCGGTGCATCGAGGCCGAGGTCATGGACCTCTCCGACGACATCGCCTACTCGGTCCACGACTTCGAGGACGCCGTCGTCAACGGTTACCTCGACCCCGCCCGCCTTGCCGACCCCGCCGAGCACGAGCATCTCCTCACGGCCGTCCAGACCTGGGTGGGGTTCGACTTCGCCCGCGACGAGCTGGCCGATGCGCTCTATCGGCTGATGCGCCTTCCGGAATGGATCATCGAGTTCCGCGGCACACGCCAGGATCTTGCCCGGCTGAAGAACCTGACCTCGGATCTCATCGGTCGTTTCGCCCGTGCGGCGACGACCGCCACCCGCGATGCGTACGACGCCTCTGTCCTCACCCGATACCGCGCCCACGTCGTCGTGCCGCGTGTCATCGAAGCGGAGATGGCGGTCCTCAAGGGCATCATCGGTGCGACGGTGGTCTCGATCGACGGGCGGAAGACGCTGTACAAAGAGCAGCGTCGCGCGCTCAAGCGCCTCGCAACGGCGCTGTGGGACGAGCCGGCGCACCTCGACGCCATGCACGCAGAGGACTTCGTCTCCGCTGAGACGGAGAGCGCGCGTCGACGGGTCATCGTCGATCAGGTGGCGAGCCTCACCGATCAGCTCGCCATCGCCTGGCACACGCGCCTGGTGGGTGAGATCGACGCCGCCGCGCTCGGAATCTGGGCTCCCGGCTCGCGACGTCCGACGGCGGAATCGGTGTCGCACTGA
- a CDS encoding DUF3145 domain-containing protein codes for MATTTARGVIYIHSAPRALCPHLEWAVGRALGRPVTFEWADQPVLAGSRRAEFYWEGPAGTGAALATAIRGWEHLRFEVSEDPTPRSDGGRWIHTPGLGIHYAQTDAAGNIVIGEDRLRYAMEIAAGDAQELQRELNVALGAAWDDELEPFRHAGDEASVVWLHKVG; via the coding sequence ATGGCGACAACCACTGCGCGTGGAGTGATCTACATCCACTCCGCGCCACGCGCGTTGTGCCCCCACCTCGAGTGGGCGGTCGGCCGCGCTCTCGGTCGACCCGTCACCTTCGAGTGGGCCGACCAACCCGTGCTGGCGGGAAGTCGGCGCGCGGAGTTCTACTGGGAGGGTCCCGCGGGCACGGGCGCCGCATTGGCCACGGCGATCCGCGGCTGGGAGCACCTCCGTTTCGAAGTCTCCGAGGACCCCACGCCGCGCAGCGACGGGGGCCGGTGGATCCACACTCCGGGACTCGGCATCCACTACGCCCAGACGGATGCCGCAGGCAACATCGTCATCGGAGAGGATCGACTCCGCTACGCGATGGAGATTGCCGCCGGTGACGCCCAGGAGCTGCAGCGTGAACTGAATGTCGCGCTGGGCGCGGCGTGGGACGACGAACTCGAACCCTTCCGTCACGCCGGCGACGAGGCATCCGTCGTGTGGCTGCACAAGGTGGGATGA